The following coding sequences lie in one Acidimicrobiales bacterium genomic window:
- a CDS encoding nuclease-related domain-containing protein — MQRGDEAGLSAREQAARMRAKARRLEEAADRYQQGAAGEEATARLLARLDQSRFRVFHDLRLPGSRANVDHVVVGPTGLFVVDSKNYTSRVSVNKDTLWCGRYPQTKRLETAHWEAAQVVEALRLDGDDVPVPTVVLCIHGVELPFTSAEVGGALVVAPSFLLGAITRRAARLTPEQCARLEASVQYRLYGVPMPAPPVQATTPRGIVVVRPPERPSWWARLQQRVSAAR, encoded by the coding sequence ATGCAACGGGGGGATGAAGCAGGACTGTCGGCGCGCGAGCAGGCGGCGCGGATGCGGGCCAAGGCGCGCAGACTCGAAGAGGCCGCCGACCGGTACCAGCAGGGGGCGGCAGGCGAGGAGGCGACGGCACGGCTGCTGGCCCGCCTCGACCAGAGCCGCTTTCGTGTCTTCCACGACCTGCGCTTGCCTGGTTCCCGCGCCAACGTCGACCACGTCGTCGTCGGTCCGACCGGCCTGTTCGTGGTCGACAGCAAGAACTACACGTCTCGGGTGAGCGTCAACAAGGACACGTTGTGGTGCGGGCGTTATCCGCAGACCAAGCGGCTGGAGACGGCGCACTGGGAGGCGGCACAAGTGGTGGAAGCGCTACGGCTCGACGGCGACGACGTGCCCGTTCCAACGGTGGTGCTCTGCATCCACGGGGTGGAGCTGCCGTTCACGTCGGCCGAGGTGGGCGGAGCGCTGGTGGTGGCGCCGTCGTTCCTCCTGGGAGCGATCACGAGGCGGGCAGCGCGGCTGACGCCCGAGCAGTGCGCTCGCCTGGAGGCGTCCGTGCAATACCGCCTCTACGGCGTCCCCATGCCGGCACCGCCGGTGCAGGCGACCACCCCCCGAGGCATCGTCGTGGTGCGGCCACCCGAGCGGCCATCGTGGTGGGCACGGCTCCAGCAGCGGGTGTCCGCCGCCCGCTAG